The following coding sequences lie in one Arachis stenosperma cultivar V10309 chromosome 5, arast.V10309.gnm1.PFL2, whole genome shotgun sequence genomic window:
- the LOC130980784 gene encoding uncharacterized protein LOC130980784: protein MDGKLKWTIQTLEDMLRACVLDQLGSWDRYMPLVEFVNNNSFHASNGMALYEALYGRKCQSSLCLYEAGEASVLGPDSVAETTENVKQIRAKILTVHSRQKSYTDQRRKPLKFEVVLRQVGLVAYQVALPPRLSNLHDVFHVSQLRKYTSNAAHVLDPKSVEMKKNLTFQVTSVWIDDTSVKKLLGKEVLLVKLSWRRAGMQEHIWELESEMRKDYLKLFSSNH from the exons ATGGATGGAAAGTTGAAATGGACAATTCAAACGTTGGAAGATATGCTAAGGGCATGTGTTTTGGATCAACTTGGAAGTTGGGACCGCTACATGCCTTTGGTGGAGTTTGTGAACAACAACAGCTTTCATGCGAGCAATGGAATGGCTCTGTATGAGGCATTGTATGGAAGGAAGTGCCAATCTTCACTGTGTTTGTATGAAGCCGGTGAAGCAAGTGTGTTAGGGCCAGATTCAGTAGCAGAGACCACTGAGAATGTCAAACAGATTAGAGCCAAAATCTTAACTGTACACAGCCGACAAAAGAGTTATACAGATCAGAGAAGGAAACCATTGAAATTTGAAGTGG TCTTGAGGCAAGTCGGGCTGGTGGCATATCAAGTAGCTTTGCCGCCGCGTTTGTCTAACTTACATGATGTATTCCACGTGTCGCAACTCCGTAAGTATACGTCAAATGCAGCTCATGTGTTAGATCCCAAGTCAGTTGAGATGAAGAAGAACTTGACTTTTCAAGTAACATCGGTGTGGATTGACGACACTAGTGTAAAGAAGTTGCTTGGAAAGGAGGTTCTGTTGGTTAAACTATCTTGGAGAAGAGCTGGAATGCAAGAGCACATTTGGGAATTGGAGTCTGAGATGCGGAAGGATTATCTCAAGTTATTCTCAAGTAATCACTAA